A genomic region of Leptolyngbya sp. NIES-2104 contains the following coding sequences:
- a CDS encoding DUF1868 domain-containing protein, with protein sequence MDENYQTFLNRVMRLTLPDTYKSQVQHIQESPKFQRSNGVWLPTPFPGYTVITPPGQEDGKNLGIYESLQRYQKRIAETLGDEMFAPIPAESFHVTVADLIWNGAYLHAAKSPGFDDRLRDRVASSFRQCQPMGTEQSIRFQVVGLMVMARAIAVCLATTDVMGYERILKLRRSVYQNPDLIEIGIEQQYYFTPHITLGYFGKVSPDLDRERLSQTFDELHQEWLENYPDNEFWIHQAEFRKFNNMAEYVRNPDWATFQF encoded by the coding sequence TTGGACGAGAATTATCAAACTTTCCTCAATCGGGTGATGCGGCTGACGCTGCCAGACACTTACAAGTCTCAGGTGCAGCACATCCAAGAGTCTCCAAAGTTCCAGCGCTCGAATGGCGTATGGCTTCCGACTCCTTTTCCAGGCTACACGGTGATTACGCCGCCGGGACAGGAGGACGGCAAAAATTTGGGCATCTACGAGTCTCTGCAACGCTACCAGAAGCGGATTGCGGAAACGCTAGGAGATGAGATGTTTGCGCCGATTCCGGCTGAGAGTTTTCATGTAACGGTTGCGGATTTGATCTGGAATGGAGCGTATCTCCATGCGGCGAAATCTCCAGGGTTTGATGATCGATTGCGCGATCGGGTGGCGAGTAGCTTCCGTCAGTGTCAACCGATGGGCACTGAGCAGTCCATTCGCTTTCAAGTGGTCGGATTGATGGTGATGGCGCGAGCGATCGCGGTTTGTCTCGCTACAACGGACGTGATGGGCTATGAGCGGATTTTGAAACTGCGTCGATCGGTTTACCAAAATCCGGATTTGATTGAAATCGGCATCGAGCAGCAATACTATTTCACGCCGCACATTACGCTGGGATATTTTGGCAAAGTATCTCCGGATCTCGATCGTGAACGGTTAAGTCAAACGTTTGATGAACTGCATCAGGAATGGTTAGAGAACTATCCGGACAATGAATTTTGGATTCATCAGGCTGAGTTTCGCAAGTTCAACAACATGGCGGAATACGTGCGAAATCCAGATTGGGCAACGTTTCAGTTCTGA
- a CDS encoding NADP-dependent isocitrate dehydrogenase, with protein MYEKITPPTTGSTIQFENGSPIVPDDPIIPFIRGDGTGIDLWPASQKVFDAAVEKAYGGKRKITWFKIYVGDEACEQYGTYQYLPEDSLAAIREFGVAIKGPLTTPIGGGIRSLNVALRQIFDLYACVRPCKYYAGTPSPHRYPEKLDVIIYRENTEDIYLGIEWKQGSEIGDRLIKLLNEDLIPSTPEHGKKQIPLDAGIGIKPISKKGSQRLVRRAIQHALRLPKDKQTVTLVHKGNIMKYTEGAFRDWGYELATTEFRSECVTERESWILSNKEKNPDLSIEENARQIDPGYSAMTPDKQAAICKEVETVLNSIGETHGNGQWKEKVMVNDRIADSIFQQIQTRPDEYSILATMNLNGDYISDAAAAIAGGLGMAPGANIGDSSAIFEATHGTAPKHAGLDRVNPGSLILSGVMMLEYMGWQEAADLIKNGLGKAIEQREVTYDLARLMEPPVDQPLKCSEFADAIIRNF; from the coding sequence ATGTACGAAAAAATTACACCTCCGACCACAGGTTCCACCATCCAGTTTGAGAATGGATCGCCGATCGTTCCTGATGATCCGATTATTCCGTTTATCCGGGGGGATGGGACGGGGATCGACCTGTGGCCCGCTTCGCAAAAGGTGTTTGACGCGGCAGTTGAGAAGGCATATGGCGGAAAGCGGAAAATCACCTGGTTCAAAATCTATGTGGGTGATGAAGCGTGTGAGCAGTATGGAACGTATCAATATTTACCTGAAGATTCGTTAGCAGCGATTCGCGAATTTGGTGTGGCGATTAAAGGACCGTTGACGACTCCGATCGGGGGCGGGATTCGATCGCTTAATGTTGCATTGCGTCAAATTTTTGATCTGTATGCTTGTGTGCGTCCTTGTAAGTACTATGCTGGAACGCCTTCACCGCATCGGTATCCAGAAAAATTGGATGTGATTATCTATCGAGAGAATACCGAAGATATCTATCTCGGCATTGAGTGGAAGCAGGGAAGTGAGATTGGCGATCGCTTAATCAAACTACTCAACGAAGATCTGATTCCTAGCACTCCAGAACATGGTAAGAAGCAGATTCCACTGGATGCTGGAATTGGGATCAAACCGATTAGTAAAAAAGGCTCTCAGCGATTAGTCCGTCGAGCCATTCAGCACGCGCTTCGATTGCCCAAAGATAAGCAAACCGTGACATTAGTTCACAAGGGCAACATCATGAAGTACACCGAAGGCGCGTTTCGGGATTGGGGCTATGAATTAGCGACAACTGAGTTTCGCTCGGAATGTGTCACTGAGCGCGAATCTTGGATTCTCAGCAACAAAGAAAAGAATCCGGATTTGTCGATCGAAGAAAATGCCCGTCAAATCGATCCTGGTTACAGTGCGATGACTCCCGATAAGCAAGCTGCGATTTGCAAAGAAGTAGAGACTGTTCTCAATTCCATTGGGGAAACACACGGCAACGGACAATGGAAAGAGAAAGTCATGGTCAACGATCGGATTGCCGATAGTATTTTCCAACAGATTCAAACCCGTCCAGATGAGTATTCAATTCTGGCAACGATGAATTTGAACGGGGACTATATTTCTGATGCTGCTGCCGCGATCGCAGGTGGATTAGGAATGGCTCCAGGTGCAAATATTGGCGATTCTTCTGCCATCTTTGAAGCGACCCACGGAACCGCACCGAAACACGCAGGACTCGATCGAGTCAATCCCGGTTCATTGATTCTCTCCGGTGTAATGATGCTCGAATACATGGGCTGGCAAGAAGCAGCGGATTTGATTAAAAACGGATTAGGAAAAGCGATCGAGCAACGCGAAGTCACTTACGATTTAGCACGATTGATGGAACCTCCGGTCGATCAACCGCTGAAATGTTCTGAATTTGCAGATGCAATCATTCGGAACTTCTAA
- a CDS encoding GAF domain-containing sensor histidine kinase: protein MGIPENRLFCRLDGLTTAAREQQRSLVLTELGLLDSEIVPIFEEATQTVAHSIGAPISLLGLIDQSRQWFKSAVGLSRLGIMNDLALSRQLPREESFCVYVVDSQQVLAIDDTLDHPAFANSLLCQQYGIRAYLGAPLLTVSGDCIGSLCVMDSRPRNFTERDAEFLMLTARLSMSEYERLQLLKSQGAGTPVPTIQPPVPIAANPVKFELLAQLTQELRTPLTSVMGMASVLNREIYGPLTSKQKEYLDIIHHSGQYLLSLVKEILELSQLDDSSRALNLASIDIEMLCQQAISTLEQAANRREQQIRLSVEPGNRIWLLDKEKIRQLLYHLMFSVIQSSNTGSIVRLHVSQKSSGLRLTVWASHPCLGDGLSGFGEMMTPQTSAIAATYEAPSSNGNGHRAGAGLMPVAAALNAAKFTDLDDSPEIPDADAVRKNLGLLLSRQLAEMHGGQILIQGASEPGYRYVITLPRLTQ, encoded by the coding sequence ATGGGAATCCCCGAAAACAGGCTCTTTTGTCGATTAGATGGGTTAACGACTGCCGCCCGTGAGCAGCAGCGATCGTTGGTATTGACGGAACTCGGATTGCTCGATTCCGAAATTGTACCGATCTTTGAAGAAGCGACTCAAACCGTGGCTCACTCGATTGGGGCACCGATTAGTTTGCTCGGTTTGATCGATCAGTCGCGTCAGTGGTTTAAGTCCGCTGTCGGTCTATCGCGTTTGGGGATCATGAATGATTTGGCACTCTCACGCCAATTACCGCGAGAAGAATCCTTCTGCGTTTATGTTGTCGATAGTCAACAGGTTTTAGCGATCGATGACACACTGGATCATCCTGCATTCGCGAATTCTCTTCTGTGTCAACAGTACGGAATTCGGGCGTATCTGGGTGCACCTTTGCTGACGGTCAGTGGAGACTGCATTGGGTCACTCTGCGTGATGGACTCTCGCCCCCGTAATTTCACAGAACGGGATGCGGAATTTCTCATGCTGACGGCTCGTTTAAGCATGAGCGAGTATGAACGCCTGCAATTACTCAAATCTCAGGGGGCGGGTACTCCAGTCCCCACGATTCAGCCTCCAGTTCCGATCGCTGCGAACCCAGTGAAGTTTGAACTGCTTGCCCAATTGACTCAGGAGTTACGTACGCCGTTAACTTCGGTCATGGGAATGGCAAGCGTCCTGAACCGTGAAATTTATGGACCGCTGACCAGTAAACAGAAGGAATATCTCGACATCATTCACCACAGCGGACAGTACTTATTGTCACTGGTGAAGGAGATTCTGGAACTGTCGCAGCTTGATGATAGTAGTCGAGCGTTGAACTTGGCTTCGATCGATATCGAGATGCTCTGTCAACAAGCGATCAGTACATTAGAACAAGCCGCCAACCGTCGTGAGCAGCAGATTCGCCTCTCAGTTGAACCAGGTAATCGAATTTGGCTACTCGATAAAGAGAAAATCCGCCAACTGCTCTATCACCTGATGTTCAGTGTGATTCAATCCTCGAATACAGGAAGCATCGTTCGACTGCACGTTTCTCAAAAGAGTAGCGGATTGCGTCTGACCGTTTGGGCATCGCATCCTTGTTTAGGAGATGGACTGAGCGGATTCGGGGAAATGATGACTCCACAGACGAGCGCGATCGCAGCAACCTACGAAGCTCCTAGCAGCAATGGTAATGGTCATCGTGCCGGAGCGGGATTGATGCCCGTTGCGGCTGCGCTGAACGCCGCGAAATTCACCGATCTCGATGATTCTCCAGAAATTCCCGATGCGGATGCGGTTCGGAAGAATCTCGGCTTGCTCCTGAGTCGGCAACTCGCAGAAATGCACGGCGGACAGATTCTGATTCAAGGCGCATCAGAACCGGGATATCGCTATGTGATTACGCTGCCTCGATTAACCCAATAA
- a CDS encoding response regulator transcription factor codes for MKKILIVDDDTALRTALIRYLEKRGYAVRDAASGTEGLSSFEQDPPDLVVSDVIMPEMDGLEFCRRLRSLRTGQLVPFIFLSSRGEVEDRVQGHSIGADDYLIKPFEPRELLAKIEAQLERSRRMHSEIIRLMQQSGSSTPEPKSTLTTVPLPLTPAEEKVFWEVIQGHTNKQIGDHLFVSPRTVQTHLSNILSKLQLENRSQLVRYAFEKGYRLPTETVPSEENA; via the coding sequence ATGAAGAAGATTTTGATTGTGGATGATGATACTGCGCTGAGAACTGCTTTGATTCGGTATTTGGAAAAACGGGGTTATGCCGTTCGCGATGCTGCTTCTGGAACGGAGGGATTAAGTTCGTTTGAACAAGATCCACCTGATTTAGTGGTGTCCGATGTGATCATGCCGGAAATGGACGGTTTAGAATTTTGTCGCCGTTTACGATCGCTCAGAACCGGACAACTGGTTCCCTTTATTTTTCTGTCCAGTCGGGGTGAGGTCGAAGATCGGGTTCAAGGACATTCGATCGGAGCCGATGACTACCTGATCAAGCCATTTGAACCGAGAGAACTCTTAGCGAAAATCGAAGCGCAACTAGAGCGATCGCGCCGAATGCACTCAGAGATCATCCGCCTGATGCAGCAGTCTGGAAGCAGTACTCCAGAACCAAAATCGACTTTGACGACGGTTCCTTTACCCCTTACGCCCGCCGAAGAGAAAGTGTTTTGGGAAGTGATCCAAGGTCACACCAATAAACAGATTGGTGATCATCTATTCGTCAGCCCTAGAACCGTTCAAACGCATTTGAGCAACATTCTGAGCAAACTGCAATTAGAAAATCGATCGCAGCTAGTTCGCTATGCGTTCGAGAAAGGCTATCGGCTCCCGACTGAGACGGTGCCGAGCGAAGAAAACGCATGA
- the holA gene encoding DNA polymerase III subunit delta, protein MGIYFYWGEDSFAIAQAVKALKQKTVDPMWESFNFDKFSSDQGDAIVQALNQAMTPPFGSGNRFVWLAETTLAQRCPEEVLTELDRTISALPETTTLLLTSSTKPDGRLKSTKLLQTHATIQEFSLIPPWKTELIAKQVQRVAQELDLKLTQSAIDYVTEAVGNDTRQLQSELEKLKVFAGDRKKPLDETAIAPLVTASTQSSLKLLAAIRQGKTAEALELVADLLRQNEPALRIVSTLVGQFRLRLWIKLMQEAGERDDREIAKAAELNNPKQLYFLKQELASTSVAQLQRVLPLLLDLEYSLKRGSDETIALQTKAIELCQIFQRR, encoded by the coding sequence ATGGGGATTTACTTTTATTGGGGTGAAGATAGTTTCGCGATCGCTCAAGCGGTGAAAGCCTTGAAGCAAAAGACAGTTGACCCGATGTGGGAGAGTTTTAATTTTGATAAATTTTCATCAGATCAAGGTGATGCGATCGTACAAGCCTTAAATCAAGCCATGACTCCCCCATTTGGGTCGGGGAATCGATTTGTTTGGCTGGCAGAGACGACTTTAGCGCAACGTTGCCCAGAGGAAGTGCTGACAGAACTCGATCGCACGATTTCCGCATTGCCCGAAACGACAACGCTTTTACTAACGAGTTCAACTAAACCAGATGGACGCTTAAAATCAACAAAACTCTTACAGACTCACGCAACGATTCAGGAATTTTCGTTAATTCCGCCCTGGAAAACGGAACTGATCGCGAAACAAGTGCAGCGAGTCGCGCAGGAATTGGATTTGAAGCTGACACAAAGCGCGATCGATTATGTGACCGAAGCGGTCGGCAATGATACTCGCCAGCTTCAGTCTGAACTCGAAAAGCTCAAAGTGTTTGCAGGCGATCGAAAAAAGCCGCTCGATGAAACTGCGATCGCACCGCTCGTGACCGCCAGCACTCAAAGTTCACTAAAATTACTTGCCGCAATTCGTCAAGGAAAAACGGCTGAAGCTCTGGAATTAGTTGCTGATCTCTTGCGACAGAATGAACCTGCACTGCGAATTGTCAGTACGTTGGTGGGACAGTTTCGATTGCGATTGTGGATTAAGTTAATGCAGGAAGCAGGAGAACGAGACGATCGAGAAATCGCCAAAGCTGCGGAATTGAACAACCCCAAACAGCTTTATTTTCTCAAACAAGAGCTTGCCTCCACATCAGTCGCACAACTGCAACGAGTTCTGCCGCTGTTGCTGGATTTGGAATACAGCCTGAAGCGGGGGAGTGATGAAACGATCGCGCTGCAAACAAAAGCGATCGAACTGTGTCAAATTTTCCAGCGTCGTTAA
- a CDS encoding IctB family putative bicarbonate transporter — MNSVWQQVTLTTLPLREWRSVSYVYQWVVGSLSSWRQQSWIMRHGDAIAALLISLVFALSPFVATDLIGWILATCILFWLLLTVSDTDPRAGFTPIHLLVMLFWGIASIAAGLSPLKRLAFVGLGKLSLYLMFFILMARVLRSAKLRSFCITAFLLTALAVSTYGIQQAIFGADALATWVDPESPTAQSTRVYSYLGNPNLLAGYLMPAVWLSFGAIFVWKRWMPKLLAIVMFGMNTACLLLTQSRGAWIGFVIAGLVLVVLLRYWWSAYLPKFLRVWALPLMFGGLAGVFVLGFLFVTPFRYRVGSIFAGSGDSSNAFRLNVWRSVLDMIRDRPIFGFGPGDLVFKRMYPLYSAARFSALSAYSILLEITVEAGLVGLTAFLWLLLVAFNQGFVQLRRLRAMGDPDGFWLIGAITAMAGMMGHGIVDTVWYRPEVSVLWWLSVALVASFYVPSGEGKTVQTPELAADS; from the coding sequence ATGAATTCGGTTTGGCAACAGGTGACCTTAACGACACTCCCGCTACGAGAATGGCGATCGGTGAGTTATGTCTATCAATGGGTCGTAGGATCGCTCTCTAGCTGGCGACAACAAAGCTGGATCATGCGACACGGAGATGCGATCGCGGCTCTTTTGATTAGTCTCGTCTTCGCGCTTTCTCCCTTTGTTGCCACGGATTTGATCGGCTGGATACTGGCGACCTGCATTCTGTTTTGGTTGCTGTTGACCGTTTCCGATACTGATCCACGGGCTGGATTTACCCCGATTCATTTGCTCGTGATGCTGTTCTGGGGAATTGCCTCGATCGCGGCTGGACTTTCCCCGCTTAAACGGCTTGCCTTTGTGGGACTCGGAAAGCTTTCGCTGTATTTGATGTTTTTCATTCTGATGGCGCGAGTTCTGCGATCGGCAAAACTGCGATCGTTCTGTATCACTGCTTTTCTTCTGACTGCTTTAGCGGTCAGCACGTACGGAATTCAGCAAGCGATTTTTGGGGCGGATGCGTTAGCGACTTGGGTTGATCCAGAATCGCCCACGGCACAATCGACGCGGGTGTATAGCTATTTGGGGAATCCAAATCTTTTGGCGGGTTATCTGATGCCTGCGGTGTGGCTATCATTTGGGGCGATTTTTGTCTGGAAGCGATGGATGCCGAAACTTTTAGCGATCGTCATGTTCGGTATGAATACGGCTTGTTTGCTTCTGACTCAGAGCCGAGGCGCTTGGATTGGATTTGTGATTGCGGGCTTGGTGCTGGTGGTTCTGCTGCGGTATTGGTGGAGTGCTTACCTACCGAAATTTTTACGAGTCTGGGCATTGCCCCTGATGTTTGGAGGATTAGCAGGCGTTTTTGTGCTGGGCTTTCTTTTTGTTACGCCGTTTCGCTATCGAGTTGGCAGTATTTTTGCCGGAAGTGGGGACAGTAGTAATGCGTTTCGGTTGAATGTTTGGCGATCGGTATTAGATATGATTCGCGATCGACCGATTTTCGGATTTGGTCCGGGTGATCTGGTGTTCAAAAGGATGTATCCGCTTTATTCGGCTGCGCGATTTAGTGCGCTGAGTGCTTATTCGATTTTGCTAGAAATTACGGTCGAAGCTGGGTTAGTCGGATTGACGGCATTTCTATGGTTATTGCTGGTTGCGTTTAATCAAGGATTTGTACAATTGCGGCGATTGAGAGCGATGGGTGATCCGGATGGATTCTGGCTGATTGGGGCAATTACGGCGATGGCGGGAATGATGGGGCATGGAATTGTTGATACGGTTTGGTATCGCCCAGAGGTTAGCGTTTTGTGGTGGTTGAGTGTGGCGTTGGTTGCGAGTTTCTACGTGCCAAGTGGGGAAGGAAAAACGGTTCAGACTCCGGAATTGGCAGCGGATTCTTGA
- a CDS encoding GUN4 domain-containing protein: MTNLETSSALDLPNSIAALQLKLRSDSEKVQLQTIDELIALGEDGLPALMEFLLDQHEPGRVTAKIYQSLYDSQVPRVLEFLQQHFPTGTVPLKSERNIDYTELQQLLAQQKFLEADRLTIQKLCELAGESAVLRKWLYFTEVEHFPTTDLHTIDALWLAHSDYQYGFSVQRQIWLSVGKKWEKLWAKIGWKAGYTWTRYPNEFTWSLDAPRGHLPLSNQLRGVRVIAALLNHSAWDK; encoded by the coding sequence ATGACTAATTTAGAGACTTCTTCAGCCCTCGATCTTCCCAATAGCATCGCGGCTCTCCAACTGAAGCTTCGATCTGACTCCGAAAAGGTGCAACTCCAAACGATCGACGAACTTATCGCGCTCGGTGAAGATGGCTTGCCCGCGCTGATGGAATTTCTGTTGGATCAGCACGAACCCGGTCGAGTCACCGCAAAAATTTATCAGTCTTTATATGATTCTCAAGTTCCTAGAGTTCTAGAGTTTCTTCAGCAGCATTTTCCGACTGGAACGGTGCCGCTGAAGTCTGAAAGAAATATCGATTACACCGAACTTCAGCAGCTTCTTGCACAACAAAAATTTTTAGAAGCCGATCGCCTCACGATTCAAAAACTCTGTGAACTGGCTGGCGAATCAGCGGTCTTACGTAAATGGCTTTATTTCACAGAAGTCGAGCATTTCCCAACCACGGATTTACATACGATCGATGCGCTCTGGTTAGCCCATTCTGATTATCAGTACGGCTTTTCAGTCCAGCGTCAAATCTGGCTCAGCGTCGGGAAAAAATGGGAAAAGCTCTGGGCAAAGATCGGCTGGAAAGCCGGATACACTTGGACACGCTACCCGAATGAATTCACCTGGAGCCTCGACGCTCCAAGGGGACATTTACCGTTATCGAATCAGCTTCGTGGAGTCCGTGTGATTGCGGCTTTATTGAATCATTCCGCTTGGGATAAGTAA
- a CDS encoding iron uptake porin, with the protein MTELGAIAFGNSEATALPPQQPPLISQRKTFQNSVQSVTLPVSATVTAPETERSPEFSIVKSDTKEVQSDLDRDSAHVDRAGSTNLPDSILPASVLPTSVLPASISARPGMEFGANGAKSTKGDYKPDKTLSSVPFSGLSPTSPEFHSGAGEQRSERTHVDRLSTTTPEFSSSNNEASDGMEQVTSVSQLSDVQPTDWAFQALQSLVERYGCIAGYPDRTFRGNRALTRYEFAVGLNACLDRVQELINAQRSDAVTRQDLDALQKLQSEFSTELAEVKGRVDSLEARTATLEKNQFSTTTRLFGQAIVSTQLSNKADIDLFLRDGVPERQAEIKPTLTNNVQISLATSFSGRDLLLTTLQTGNSRSNAPNLFTNMARLSYESEQENQIAISDLSYRFPVADNFGVLIGASGVNPSNVFRGINPLEGSGEGSLSLLGQRNPILAIGNGIGGVGFDWQINQRLSLQGVYSAELPAFAGDSDTGGLIGGRYVAGAQLTIAPTDTIDVGIHYLFSRSPDGFLGTGIGDSQLLSPFVPTNSAFTTHAIGGTLAWRLNPKITIGGWGGWTSSKAIALSGSVQTTNWMVFSAFPDLFVPGNLGGILFGQPPKITASTLPDGYNFPRFSDTGSRGGQPDTALHLEAFYRARLNAFLDITPGVLVIFNSNHNTANDPIVVGAVRATFRF; encoded by the coding sequence ATGACCGAGCTTGGAGCGATTGCCTTTGGCAACAGCGAAGCTACCGCGCTTCCCCCTCAACAGCCCCCGCTAATTTCCCAGAGAAAGACGTTTCAGAACTCAGTTCAGTCCGTCACTTTACCCGTTAGCGCCACCGTGACCGCTCCCGAAACCGAGCGATCGCCAGAATTTAGCATTGTAAAATCTGACACTAAAGAAGTTCAGTCGGATCTCGATCGAGATTCGGCTCACGTCGATCGTGCGGGTTCGACAAATCTCCCTGATTCGATTCTTCCCGCTTCGGTTCTTCCCACTTCGGTTCTTCCCGCTTCGATCTCAGCCCGCCCCGGAATGGAATTCGGGGCTAACGGTGCGAAGTCCACTAAAGGGGACTACAAGCCCGATAAGACTTTATCTTCAGTCCCCTTCAGTGGACTTAGTCCTACTAGCCCCGAATTCCATTCCGGGGCGGGTGAGCAACGCAGTGAAAGAACTCACGTCGATCGACTTTCCACCACGACTCCGGAGTTTAGTTCGAGCAACAATGAAGCATCAGACGGAATGGAGCAGGTTACTTCTGTTTCGCAGCTGTCCGATGTTCAACCCACGGATTGGGCATTTCAGGCACTTCAAAGCTTAGTTGAACGATATGGCTGTATTGCAGGCTATCCAGATCGAACCTTTCGCGGCAATCGGGCACTGACTCGGTACGAATTTGCGGTGGGATTAAATGCTTGTCTTGATCGCGTTCAAGAATTGATTAACGCTCAGAGATCGGATGCTGTCACCCGGCAAGATTTAGATGCTCTCCAGAAACTTCAGTCTGAATTCTCGACAGAACTGGCAGAAGTTAAAGGTCGAGTCGATTCTTTAGAAGCTCGGACTGCAACATTAGAGAAAAATCAGTTTTCAACAACGACGCGATTGTTTGGACAAGCGATCGTTTCTACACAATTGAGCAACAAAGCTGATATCGATTTATTTCTCAGAGATGGCGTACCAGAGCGACAGGCAGAAATCAAACCAACATTAACAAACAATGTTCAAATTTCGCTTGCAACTTCGTTTAGTGGGCGCGATTTGCTGTTGACCACGTTACAGACGGGAAATTCACGATCGAACGCCCCGAATCTGTTCACCAACATGGCGCGGCTCTCCTATGAATCCGAGCAGGAGAATCAGATTGCCATCAGTGATTTATCGTATCGGTTCCCAGTTGCGGATAATTTCGGAGTTTTGATCGGGGCTTCGGGTGTGAATCCCTCGAATGTGTTTCGGGGCATCAATCCGCTGGAAGGTTCAGGAGAAGGAAGCCTTTCGTTACTCGGTCAGCGCAACCCGATATTAGCGATCGGTAACGGAATCGGCGGGGTCGGATTCGATTGGCAGATTAATCAGCGACTCAGTTTGCAGGGAGTATACAGCGCTGAATTGCCCGCATTTGCAGGAGATTCTGATACAGGTGGACTGATCGGAGGTCGGTATGTCGCTGGGGCACAATTGACGATCGCGCCCACGGATACGATCGATGTCGGCATTCACTATTTATTCTCCCGCTCTCCGGATGGCTTCCTTGGAACTGGAATCGGTGATTCACAACTCCTTTCGCCGTTTGTTCCAACGAACAGCGCTTTTACCACTCATGCGATCGGGGGAACTCTCGCTTGGCGATTGAATCCGAAAATTACGATCGGCGGATGGGGTGGATGGACAAGCTCAAAAGCGATCGCCCTTTCTGGATCAGTTCAAACCACAAATTGGATGGTCTTCTCTGCCTTTCCTGATTTGTTTGTGCCGGGAAATCTCGGTGGAATTCTTTTCGGACAGCCGCCGAAGATCACAGCCAGCACGTTACCGGATGGATATAATTTTCCTCGGTTCAGTGACACAGGGAGCAGAGGCGGACAACCCGATACCGCGTTGCATTTAGAAGCATTCTACCGCGCCAGATTGAACGCATTTCTTGACATCACACCTGGCGTTCTCGTGATCTTCAATTCCAACCACAACACAGCAAACGATCCGATCGTGGTCGGTGCTGTTCGAGCTACTTTCCGGTTTTAA
- a CDS encoding adenylyltransferase/cytidyltransferase family protein, with protein MSVYSLTELQQAIENYPDRWRPLVLTNGCFDLLHCGHVRYLNSARQLGRALVVGLNSDQSIRMIKNDRIPPRPIIPEIERAEVLSALRSVDGIVIFSEKTACELVEALHPEIYAKGGDYNLQTLPEASIVQSYGGQVRLIEIEVPSSTTAIVDRILRGDSRNP; from the coding sequence ATGAGTGTGTATTCATTGACCGAGTTGCAGCAAGCGATCGAGAATTATCCCGATCGTTGGCGACCGCTCGTTCTCACGAATGGGTGTTTTGATCTCTTACACTGCGGTCATGTGCGCTATCTCAATTCAGCGAGGCAATTGGGACGCGCTTTAGTCGTGGGTTTAAACAGCGATCAATCAATACGAATGATTAAGAACGATCGCATTCCGCCACGTCCGATCATTCCTGAGATAGAGCGGGCGGAAGTGCTATCAGCCTTGAGATCTGTCGATGGAATCGTGATCTTTTCAGAAAAAACTGCTTGTGAACTGGTTGAAGCGCTTCACCCTGAGATCTATGCTAAAGGTGGCGACTACAATTTACAAACCCTGCCCGAAGCCTCGATCGTGCAGTCTTATGGCGGACAGGTTCGATTGATTGAAATCGAAGTGCCGTCTTCCACCACTGCGATCGTCGATCGGATCTTGAGGGGCGACTCCCGAAACCCTTAA